A genomic window from Sanguibacter antarcticus includes:
- a CDS encoding (deoxy)nucleoside triphosphate pyrophosphohydrolase: MENAVLVVAAAIVDDLATPGALLAARRSRPEHLVGRWEFPGGKVDAGETPEEALHREIREELGVRVELGREIVGPDAGSWIITDRHVMRLWYARVVDGQPAPLVEHDALRWLSSDDLWDVPWLDGDVRIVEDIQPDLAAGSDASASSAPQDETV, encoded by the coding sequence ATGGAGAACGCAGTATTAGTGGTCGCAGCCGCGATCGTCGACGACCTGGCAACCCCAGGAGCGCTGCTCGCGGCTCGAAGGTCCCGGCCCGAGCATCTTGTCGGCCGGTGGGAGTTTCCTGGCGGCAAGGTCGATGCAGGCGAGACCCCCGAAGAAGCACTCCATCGCGAGATCCGCGAGGAGCTCGGCGTGCGTGTCGAGCTCGGTCGCGAGATCGTCGGCCCTGACGCCGGATCGTGGATCATCACCGACCGTCACGTCATGCGCCTCTGGTACGCCCGGGTGGTCGACGGGCAACCAGCGCCGCTCGTCGAGCACGATGCGCTCCGCTGGCTGTCGAGCGACGACCTCTGGGACGTCCCGTGGCTCGACGGCGACGTCCGCATCGTCGAGGACATCCAGCCAGACCTTGCGGCAGGCTCGGACGCCTCAGCCTCCTCCGCGCCCCAGGACGAGACGGTCTAA
- a CDS encoding LuxR C-terminal-related transcriptional regulator codes for MTTMELSGSAKPSNSSLTRRERVVLSNLTEEVTLEQIASKLFVTRNTVKSQVRSVYRKLGVSTRAEAVEWARDAGLYKGDS; via the coding sequence ATGACCACGATGGAGTTGTCGGGATCGGCGAAGCCCTCAAACAGCTCGCTGACTCGACGGGAACGCGTCGTTCTCTCGAATCTCACCGAAGAGGTGACGCTCGAGCAGATCGCCTCAAAGCTGTTCGTCACGCGCAACACCGTCAAGTCGCAGGTTCGCAGCGTCTACCGCAAGCTCGGGGTCTCGACTCGTGCCGAGGCTGTCGAGTGGGCCCGCGACGCAGGTCTGTACAAGGGTGACAGCTGA